The Bacteroidota bacterium genome includes a region encoding these proteins:
- a CDS encoding acyl-CoA desaturase, translating into MKQKGKVKFVDKDKSKFYATLQAKVEEYFQTHNISKNANGTMIVKSVVLLSAYLIAFGIIIFVQPALWVSLLLWFSMGISAAGVGMSVMHDANHGAYSSSKKINFLMGQSLNLLGGSVFNWKLQHNILHHTYTNVVHMDDDIDDKVVMRFSPHTEVKKYHRFQFLYAFLLYCVLTLYWAVGKDFVQYVKYTANGVNPNNKKENRFTLAGIIANKLFYFFVFLIMPALVFHIPFIQVLTGFLIMHAVAGLILTVVFQLAHTVEGTSHPLPGEDGNIENNWAIHQMNTTVNFSRNNKWLSWYVGGLNFQVEHHLFPKICHVHYPNLAPIVKETAESFGVPYLENKTFLSALRSHISTLNRFGKMPDMNDAIG; encoded by the coding sequence ATGAAGCAAAAAGGGAAAGTAAAATTTGTTGATAAAGACAAAAGCAAATTTTATGCAACATTACAAGCAAAAGTAGAAGAATACTTTCAGACGCATAATATATCAAAGAATGCAAACGGTACAATGATAGTTAAATCTGTTGTGTTACTGTCGGCATATTTAATAGCTTTTGGTATTATCATTTTCGTTCAACCTGCCTTGTGGGTAAGCCTGCTTTTGTGGTTTTCGATGGGTATAAGCGCAGCCGGTGTCGGTATGAGTGTTATGCACGATGCGAATCACGGAGCATATTCTTCCAGTAAAAAAATTAATTTTTTGATGGGTCAATCTCTCAACTTATTGGGAGGATCGGTATTTAACTGGAAATTGCAGCATAACATTCTTCATCATACCTATACCAATGTTGTGCACATGGATGATGATATTGATGATAAAGTAGTGATGCGTTTTTCACCACATACTGAAGTGAAAAAATATCACAGATTTCAATTTTTATATGCGTTTTTACTGTATTGTGTGCTCACTTTATATTGGGCTGTAGGAAAAGATTTTGTACAATATGTAAAGTATACCGCAAACGGAGTAAATCCTAATAATAAAAAAGAAAACAGATTTACACTCGCAGGTATAATTGCAAATAAATTATTTTATTTCTTTGTATTTTTAATAATGCCGGCTTTAGTTTTTCATATTCCTTTTATTCAGGTATTAACTGGTTTTTTAATAATGCACGCAGTTGCAGGATTAATTTTAACCGTGGTATTTCAACTTGCGCATACCGTGGAAGGAACCAGTCATCCGTTGCCGGGAGAAGATGGAAATATCGAAAATAACTGGGCTATTCATCAGATGAATACTACGGTAAATTTTTCCAGAAATAATAAATGGTTGTCGTGGTACGTTGGGGGTTTGAATTTTCAGGTGGAACATCATTTATTTCCAAAAATATGTCATGTGCATTACCCAAACCTAGCTCCAATAGTGAAAGAAACTGCCGAAAGTTTTGGTGTGCCTTATCTGGAAAATAAAACCTTTCTGTCGGCTTTGCGTTCACATATATCCACGCTAAACAGATTTGGAAAAATGCCGGATATGAATGATGCTATTGGTTGA
- a CDS encoding T9SS type A sorting domain-containing protein — protein sequence MAKPLPILLATLLLITVVYFSTPTNKKSGTETDSESSGSKANVGFDLLRTADPNTGKIPSGAIMKAYRELKNRGFYNSNSTHFKTEESEEGWQQIDDFFPSLSVTRIAYDPNNTQIFYFCTGEGWYNADAVRGAGVFKSIDGGETWAQLTSTDTIIFDYCQDIVVHPVTSDVYVGTRSSGLQRSTDGGATWEKVLGFGVGSLKNTICDIELTADGGVFASIGIFETDGIYFSPSGDAGTFVKQTTGLPGSGYFRIDMATAPSNANVAYSIYCNSSDYKVKGIYKTSDKGETWTEVNMPGGDDQLAASQAWYDLSMAVDPNNENVVAVGGLHIWRTRDGGENWQQLTMGGLDSVLLRYVHVDQHEITFKTSDEVYFGNDGGIWKCDDFTSETPFIYNRNDGYNVTQFYSVALHPFENVQQLMGGTQDNGTPYAYNAGIADFKFVSGADGAFTAFNKSNPEIFYTATQLKRLYRFNNGGFEPPEAITNPNVEDHNVLFINPFELDASNPEYLFQCSNKGLWRFSNASTSDTSGWAKAANLNGVLSAIGTSPAAPGTLFVGRSSSVGDIFRLPDAYTSDATSVPANADPLDLLPDAGFTGTIYCSSIVVDENDANHVVVTYSNYNLASVWESYNALASEPIWSNIEGDLPDMPVYWSAIHPLNPEIVYLATEMGVFYANVNGGLTTWIPCSSFPVVRTDMLRIRANDLTIAAATHGRGIWQAQLDAAALANDIAWLERGPNNVGGRTRTIMVDPNDVTGKTIWAGSIAGGLWKTTNIDAVPVSFPEVEINSFSIFPNPATDQINILFNAGNNQLVTIELLDINGNKIDRIVHKNLTGQQKITHNLSPQFSKGIYFVLLRIGNHQNVLKVIVG from the coding sequence ATGGCCAAACCTTTACCTATTCTTTTAGCTACATTACTATTAATAACAGTTGTATATTTTTCAACTCCAACAAATAAAAAAAGTGGAACAGAAACGGATTCTGAATCTTCAGGATCAAAGGCCAATGTAGGTTTTGATCTTTTAAGAACTGCAGATCCCAACACGGGAAAAATTCCTTCCGGTGCAATAATGAAGGCTTATCGGGAATTAAAAAACAGAGGATTTTACAATTCAAACTCTACACATTTTAAAACTGAGGAGAGCGAAGAAGGATGGCAACAAATAGATGATTTTTTTCCATCGCTATCAGTTACAAGAATTGCCTACGATCCAAACAATACACAGATATTTTATTTCTGTACTGGGGAGGGATGGTATAATGCTGATGCAGTGAGAGGAGCGGGTGTTTTTAAATCCATTGATGGCGGTGAAACCTGGGCTCAACTTACCTCCACAGATACTATTATATTTGATTATTGCCAGGACATTGTTGTGCATCCGGTTACGAGTGATGTTTATGTAGGAACTCGTTCAAGTGGTTTGCAGCGTTCAACCGATGGTGGAGCAACTTGGGAAAAGGTACTCGGATTTGGTGTCGGGTCACTAAAAAATACTATCTGTGATATTGAATTAACTGCTGATGGAGGCGTATTTGCCTCCATAGGTATTTTTGAAACGGATGGTATCTATTTTTCACCAAGTGGCGATGCGGGAACCTTTGTTAAACAAACTACTGGGTTGCCTGGTTCCGGATATTTCCGAATAGATATGGCTACAGCACCTTCCAATGCGAATGTTGCATATAGTATTTATTGTAATTCTTCAGATTATAAAGTGAAAGGCATTTATAAGACCAGCGACAAAGGTGAAACCTGGACAGAAGTAAATATGCCGGGTGGAGATGACCAACTGGCTGCGTCACAGGCGTGGTACGACCTTTCCATGGCTGTGGACCCCAATAATGAAAATGTGGTTGCTGTTGGAGGATTACATATCTGGAGAACCAGAGATGGAGGTGAAAACTGGCAGCAGTTGACTATGGGGGGATTGGATTCTGTTTTATTGCGATATGTGCATGTTGATCAACATGAAATTACTTTTAAAACTTCAGATGAAGTATATTTTGGCAACGACGGTGGAATTTGGAAATGTGATGATTTCACCTCGGAAACTCCGTTTATTTATAATAGAAACGATGGATATAATGTAACCCAATTCTATTCCGTTGCCCTGCATCCTTTTGAAAATGTGCAACAATTGATGGGAGGAACACAGGATAATGGCACTCCATATGCTTACAATGCCGGTATAGCTGATTTTAAATTTGTTTCTGGTGCAGATGGCGCTTTTACTGCCTTTAATAAATCTAACCCTGAAATATTTTATACCGCAACACAACTAAAACGGCTCTATCGATTCAACAACGGGGGATTTGAACCACCTGAAGCGATAACAAATCCGAATGTGGAAGATCATAATGTTTTGTTTATCAACCCCTTTGAGTTGGATGCATCGAATCCGGAATATTTATTTCAGTGCAGCAACAAAGGATTGTGGCGATTCAGCAATGCATCAACATCAGATACTTCAGGATGGGCTAAGGCAGCTAATTTAAATGGTGTTTTATCGGCCATAGGTACTTCTCCTGCTGCTCCGGGAACATTATTTGTTGGCAGAAGCTCCAGTGTGGGGGATATTTTCAGATTGCCTGACGCTTATACTTCAGATGCAACCTCGGTTCCTGCCAATGCTGACCCGCTCGACCTTTTACCTGACGCTGGATTTACAGGCACGATCTATTGTTCCAGTATTGTTGTGGATGAGAATGACGCTAACCATGTGGTGGTAACCTATTCCAATTATAATTTGGCTAGTGTTTGGGAAAGTTACAATGCCTTGGCTTCTGAGCCCATTTGGTCAAACATTGAAGGTGATCTGCCTGATATGCCGGTTTATTGGAGTGCAATTCATCCTTTAAATCCCGAAATTGTGTATCTGGCTACAGAAATGGGTGTTTTTTATGCGAATGTGAATGGTGGGCTTACCACCTGGATCCCCTGTTCAAGCTTCCCGGTGGTTAGAACCGACATGTTGCGCATTAGAGCCAATGATCTTACCATTGCAGCTGCCACGCATGGCAGGGGAATCTGGCAGGCTCAACTGGATGCAGCTGCACTAGCCAATGATATTGCGTGGTTAGAGCGGGGGCCTAATAACGTAGGAGGTAGAACCAGAACAATTATGGTTGATCCAAATGACGTTACGGGTAAAACGATTTGGGCAGGAAGTATTGCAGGGGGATTGTGGAAGACTACTAATATAGATGCTGTTCCTGTATCTTTCCCTGAAGTGGAAATCAATTCGTTTTCCATTTTTCCAAACCCTGCAACTGATCAAATAAATATCCTTTTTAATGCCGGAAATAATCAACTTGTAACCATTGAATTACTGGATATAAATGGAAATAAGATCGATAGAATAGTACATAAAAATTTAACCGGTCAACAAAAAATCACTCACAATTTGTCGCCCCAATTTAGCAAAGGAATATACTTTGTACTACTTCGTATCGGCAACCATCAAAATGTGCTTAAAGTTATAGTAGGCTGA
- a CDS encoding VCBS repeat-containing protein, with product MKKPILYIGFAMLNIQIINAQYFTKITEGDIVNTLSDSRSCNWIDFNNDGWQDVQITNGKYPGENNMLYINNGDGTFETIVSGAIVSDLKPSDGATWADHDNDGDIDCFVVNWYGTDNLFYDNNGDETFTQVTVGTIVEDNGYSETASWGDFNNDSYLDIYVSNSGGTKKNYLYKNNGNGTFLKITEGDMVNDNDSTRSVNWVDYDMDGDADIFVTSEAYQHERLYRNNGDETFTSITDNALVTDGGSTMSSSWGDIDNDGDLDVFLANDQGNDALFRNDGDNVFTKLSSDIVCNNGGNSFGSNFADIDNDGDIDLFVTNSFGGGPWNNFLYLNDGTGVFTAVTTDVPTTDLGWSYGNAFGDYDKDGDMDLLVANCYGGAQNNALYKNETTGNNWLIVDCTGMVSNKSAIGTIVKVKAMINGEHVWQMRDITAQSGYCGQNMLPAHFGLGDATIIDSLIIQWPSGIVDKFEAVNASQYLKVTEGETVTGIVNLHGNEFNLKISPNPSSSSVIISYNLLRSENVRLELFDTAGNRITFFDLKDTRVGDNTFKFDLNNLALYSGNYYLVIKTSTSYGFGKINFIK from the coding sequence ATGAAGAAACCTATACTCTATATTGGCTTTGCCATGCTCAACATTCAAATTATAAATGCACAATATTTTACGAAGATTACAGAAGGTGATATTGTAAACACCCTCTCCGACAGCAGAAGTTGCAACTGGATCGACTTCAATAACGACGGTTGGCAGGATGTTCAAATTACCAATGGTAAATATCCGGGTGAAAACAATATGTTATACATCAATAATGGCGACGGAACATTTGAAACCATAGTAAGCGGAGCAATTGTTTCTGATCTTAAACCTTCCGATGGAGCAACATGGGCCGATCACGACAACGATGGCGACATCGATTGTTTTGTTGTGAATTGGTATGGTACCGACAATTTATTTTATGATAATAATGGAGATGAAACATTTACGCAAGTTACCGTTGGAACAATAGTAGAAGACAATGGATATTCTGAAACCGCTAGTTGGGGTGATTTTAATAACGACAGTTATTTGGATATTTATGTATCCAATAGTGGAGGTACTAAAAAGAATTATTTATATAAAAATAATGGCAATGGTACATTTCTAAAAATAACGGAGGGTGATATGGTAAATGATAATGACAGCACCCGCAGTGTTAATTGGGTGGATTATGATATGGATGGAGATGCCGATATTTTCGTAACAAGTGAAGCATATCAACACGAGAGATTGTATAGAAATAACGGAGATGAAACATTTACTTCCATCACAGATAATGCCTTAGTTACTGATGGAGGTTCAACCATGAGCAGCAGTTGGGGTGATATTGACAATGATGGTGACCTGGATGTTTTTCTTGCAAATGATCAGGGAAATGATGCACTTTTTAGAAATGATGGAGATAATGTTTTCACAAAATTAAGCAGTGATATTGTTTGTAATAACGGTGGTAATTCCTTCGGAAGCAATTTCGCTGATATTGATAATGATGGAGATATAGATCTTTTTGTAACCAATTCATTTGGTGGAGGTCCGTGGAATAATTTTTTATATCTCAATGATGGAACAGGTGTATTTACAGCCGTTACAACAGATGTTCCAACAACAGATTTGGGATGGAGTTACGGCAATGCCTTTGGCGATTATGATAAAGATGGAGATATGGACCTGCTCGTAGCTAATTGTTATGGTGGCGCACAAAATAATGCTTTATATAAAAATGAAACAACCGGAAATAATTGGTTGATAGTGGATTGTACTGGAATGGTTTCCAACAAATCCGCAATTGGTACAATAGTGAAAGTAAAGGCTATGATAAATGGTGAACATGTTTGGCAGATGCGGGATATTACCGCTCAATCAGGTTACTGCGGACAAAATATGTTACCTGCACATTTTGGTTTAGGAGATGCAACAATTATTGATTCCCTTATCATTCAGTGGCCTTCCGGAATTGTTGACAAATTTGAAGCGGTGAATGCTAGTCAATACTTAAAAGTTACAGAGGGAGAAACAGTTACCGGAATTGTTAATTTACATGGCAATGAATTCAATTTAAAAATATCACCAAATCCAAGCTCATCATCTGTTATTATAAGTTATAATTTATTAAGATCTGAAAATGTTCGTTTAGAATTATTTGATACTGCCGGGAACAGAATTACTTTTTTTGATTTAAAAGATACCAGAGTTGGGGATAATACATTTAAGTTCGACTTAAATAATTTAGCTTTATACAGCGGAAATTATTACCTTGTGATCAAAACAAGTACTTCTTATGGTTTTGGAAAAATTAATTTCATAAAATAA
- a CDS encoding T9SS type A sorting domain-containing protein — MSKFYSTSIIIIATLFLQKQAFGIINVPSEEPTIQAGIDASVDGDTVLVSPGEYFENINLRGKNILLTSNYYFTGLYSNIENTIINGSSPVNLDTASTILIISGENENCIIQGFTITGGAGTVWLDEHGAGTYREGGGILMQYSSPVIRYNYIIDNHVTNETGVLSTGGGAMRCGDSGPLIINNFIANNEATGYGGGLVFNYCDLAIVSNNVIANNIGGNDYGGGGIWATGSSPLQHVDIINNTIVNNTAEGSGAYGGKGGGIFVFTVTVNVLNSIIWGNDQFTGNAIYSAGGAFTVNYSDVQNDMTGTGNINTDPQFLDTLMCFLTDTLSACVDAGNPDLIYNDPEDAGIVGKALYPSLGTIINDMGVYGGIFRSQISECPEIIPSVAVNEQIIQHHKLYPNPVSTLLNIGITGNYSLLITNCEGKTVYENWNGSNEIQVSVIDWESGIYFYRILQQNNKYLTGKFIVE; from the coding sequence ATGTCTAAATTTTATTCAACATCTATCATAATAATTGCTACCTTATTTTTACAAAAACAAGCGTTTGGCATTATAAATGTTCCTTCAGAGGAGCCAACAATTCAAGCTGGAATTGATGCTTCCGTTGACGGCGATACAGTTTTGGTTTCACCGGGCGAATATTTTGAAAATATTAATTTACGGGGCAAAAACATTTTACTAACCAGTAATTATTATTTTACCGGGCTGTACAGCAATATTGAAAATACAATAATTAATGGGAGCAGCCCTGTTAATTTGGATACCGCAAGTACTATCCTGATAATTTCAGGTGAAAATGAAAACTGTATCATTCAGGGATTTACGATAACAGGCGGAGCAGGAACAGTATGGCTGGATGAACATGGTGCGGGAACCTATCGTGAAGGTGGTGGTATATTAATGCAATACTCCTCTCCTGTTATCAGATATAATTATATAATTGATAATCACGTAACAAATGAAACAGGTGTTTTAAGTACTGGAGGAGGTGCAATGCGATGCGGAGATAGTGGTCCTTTAATTATTAATAATTTTATTGCAAACAATGAAGCAACAGGATACGGTGGTGGACTTGTTTTTAATTATTGCGATCTTGCCATTGTAAGTAATAATGTTATTGCTAATAATATTGGTGGCAACGACTATGGAGGAGGTGGAATTTGGGCAACTGGTTCTTCACCTTTACAGCATGTAGATATTATAAATAATACAATTGTAAATAACACAGCAGAAGGGTCAGGTGCATATGGTGGAAAGGGCGGAGGAATTTTTGTGTTTACAGTTACTGTAAACGTTTTGAATAGCATTATTTGGGGAAATGATCAATTTACAGGAAATGCAATATACAGTGCTGGTGGCGCATTTACCGTTAATTATTCTGATGTGCAAAATGATATGACAGGAACCGGTAATATTAATACTGACCCACAATTTCTTGACACATTAATGTGTTTTTTAACGGATACCCTTTCAGCTTGTGTTGATGCAGGTAATCCTGATCTTATATACAACGACCCTGAAGACGCTGGTATAGTCGGAAAGGCTTTATATCCCTCATTAGGAACGATAATTAATGACATGGGTGTATATGGAGGAATATTCAGATCACAAATCTCAGAGTGTCCGGAAATTATTCCTTCAGTTGCTGTAAATGAGCAAATTATCCAGCATCACAAATTATATCCAAATCCTGTATCAACCCTTTTAAATATTGGAATAACAGGAAACTACAGTTTATTAATAACTAATTGCGAAGGAAAAACTGTATATGAAAATTGGAATGGCTCTAATGAAATTCAGGTATCTGTAATTGATTGGGAAAGTGGTATTTATTTTTACCGCATATTACAGCAAAACAATAAATATCTTACCGGGAAATTTATTGTTGAGTAA
- a CDS encoding glycosyltransferase family 39 protein, which produces MGRYKNYFYILLLGSVLFFPFLGNSHLFDWDEINFAEASREMLLTGNYTQTQIDFQEFWEKPPLFFWMQALSMKLFGINEYAARFPNAICGILTLLILFNIGTKLKDTKFGWLWVLCYAGSILPQFYFKSGIIDPWFNLFIFLSIYYFICYLQQHFRIKYLFLSAFMIGLAILTKGPVAIIILGLTVGIYYVINRFRLFPPLLHIVYYLFFIALTIFPWIGIEIAQNGTWFITEFMRYTFRLATTEDASHGGFFGYHFVVILFFCFPASVFAIRALFKKQTTDEQSIKFRQWMLILFWVVMILFSIVQTKIAHYSSMAYFPLTFLSALTLYALKDQWRKWESLTLLLIGSVIIILIAGIPYVLQNPELISPYIRDSFTKDALKADGNWSGWESLIAIILVVGIGISIYFLINKKVNKAIIILFGSSIITINLALNNITPKIERYSQGAMVDFLVDKSQEDCYQDVIGYKSYAHLFYGARKPEDNKNEVFLSWMEVHHPNTKEDPIAMRKYFSEWLLTGNTDKPVYFVTNVRKAKNYKDQPQLIFLEQKNGFVFFKKEIVQ; this is translated from the coding sequence ATGGGCCGGTATAAAAATTACTTCTATATCCTGCTGCTTGGCAGCGTATTGTTTTTTCCGTTTCTCGGAAATTCACATCTTTTTGATTGGGATGAGATCAATTTCGCTGAAGCATCACGAGAAATGTTGCTCACCGGAAATTATACTCAAACGCAGATCGATTTTCAGGAATTTTGGGAGAAACCTCCATTGTTTTTCTGGATGCAGGCGTTGAGCATGAAATTATTTGGTATAAATGAATATGCTGCGCGATTTCCAAATGCAATATGCGGGATTCTGACTTTATTAATTTTATTTAATATAGGAACAAAACTCAAGGATACAAAGTTCGGATGGTTATGGGTGCTTTGTTATGCGGGAAGTATTTTACCACAATTTTATTTTAAATCGGGTATCATTGACCCCTGGTTCAATTTATTTATATTTTTAAGTATCTATTATTTTATTTGTTATTTGCAGCAGCATTTCCGGATAAAATATTTATTTTTATCTGCATTCATGATCGGACTTGCAATATTGACCAAAGGTCCGGTTGCAATTATTATTCTCGGATTAACAGTTGGAATTTATTATGTAATTAATCGATTCCGGCTTTTTCCACCGCTCCTACATATCGTTTATTATTTGTTTTTTATTGCACTCACTATTTTTCCATGGATAGGAATTGAAATTGCACAGAATGGAACCTGGTTCATTACCGAATTTATGCGTTATACTTTCCGCCTGGCAACAACAGAAGATGCAAGCCATGGTGGATTTTTTGGATATCATTTTGTAGTGATCTTATTTTTCTGTTTCCCGGCCTCCGTGTTTGCTATCAGAGCATTATTTAAAAAACAAACTACAGATGAGCAGAGCATCAAATTCAGACAATGGATGCTGATCTTATTTTGGGTGGTAATGATCTTGTTTTCTATAGTGCAAACCAAGATCGCACACTATTCTTCCATGGCGTATTTTCCGCTAACATTCCTCTCTGCACTTACTCTTTATGCATTAAAGGATCAATGGAGAAAATGGGAATCTCTAACCTTGCTTTTAATTGGTTCCGTAATAATTATTTTAATAGCAGGAATTCCCTACGTATTGCAAAACCCCGAATTGATCTCTCCCTATATAAGAGATAGTTTTACAAAAGATGCCTTAAAAGCCGATGGAAATTGGTCGGGTTGGGAATCGTTGATTGCAATAATATTGGTGGTTGGAATTGGAATTTCAATTTACTTTCTTATCAATAAAAAAGTTAATAAAGCAATTATAATTTTATTCGGTTCCTCCATAATTACCATTAACCTGGCATTAAATAACATCACCCCAAAAATTGAAAGATATTCGCAGGGTGCAATGGTGGATTTTTTGGTTGACAAGAGCCAGGAGGATTGTTATCAGGATGTAATTGGTTATAAAAGTTACGCTCATTTATTTTATGGTGCCCGAAAACCGGAGGATAATAAAAATGAAGTATTTTTATCTTGGATGGAGGTGCATCATCCGAACACCAAAGAAGATCCCATCGCTATGCGAAAATATTTCAGCGAATGGTTATTGACAGGTAATACTGATAAACCTGTTTATTTTGTTACCAATGTAAGAAAGGCCAAAAATTATAAAGATCAACCGCAATTAATTTTCCTGGAACAAAAAAATGGGTTTGTTTTTTTTAAAAAAGAAATTGTACAATGA
- a CDS encoding histidine phosphatase family protein has product MKTIYIIRHAKSDWDDAELHDIERPLADRGLKDARMMATLLKEKKVMPDKMISSPALRAFSTCRIFSDIIGFDKKDIAVEQVLYFGNIAEIIKMLQSQLQATNNICIFGHNPTFSLLSSVLCPEFSAEMPTCSIVALQFDIERWANLETKAAKLLWFEYPKKNR; this is encoded by the coding sequence ATGAAAACGATCTATATCATAAGACATGCAAAATCAGATTGGGACGATGCTGAATTGCACGACATCGAAAGGCCTCTTGCCGACAGAGGTTTAAAGGATGCAAGAATGATGGCAACACTTTTAAAAGAAAAAAAGGTTATGCCCGACAAAATGATTAGCAGTCCGGCCCTCCGTGCATTTTCCACTTGCAGGATTTTTAGTGATATCATAGGTTTTGATAAAAAAGATATTGCTGTTGAGCAGGTATTATATTTTGGAAATATTGCAGAAATCATCAAAATGTTACAGTCACAATTACAGGCAACCAACAATATTTGCATTTTTGGACACAACCCTACTTTTTCGTTGCTGAGCTCTGTTCTGTGTCCGGAGTTTAGTGCTGAAATGCCCACCTGTAGTATCGTGGCACTGCAATTTGACATTGAGCGCTGGGCTAATTTGGAAACCAAAGCTGCAAAGCTCTTATGGTTTGAATATCCCAAAAAAAATCGTTAA